In the Deltaproteobacteria bacterium genome, one interval contains:
- a CDS encoding HipA domain-containing protein: MVGKMSISGVQPKLSVIHERRKHQIIVVERGGLYILKPPVGRFESIPENENLCMNIAATYGIEVPPHGLVPLMDGRLAYLVRRFDRSADGSKLQQEDFQQLLQKEDKYDGSYESIANFIKEHSSVPGLDLIRLFERALLFFVLGNGDAHLKNFSLLRSEEIGYQLSPAYDIINSRLLLPEEREEVCLSLQGKKNRLSGRDFFGLAEHFGLTRKQAENSLDHLHDLKSTIETMIKGSFLKTNLRRGFLEIFRERMARLFT; this comes from the coding sequence ATGGTCGGGAAGATGTCTATTTCCGGGGTCCAGCCAAAACTCTCCGTAATCCACGAGCGGAGGAAACACCAGATAATTGTGGTGGAAAGGGGAGGGCTCTACATCCTCAAACCGCCAGTCGGGCGGTTTGAGTCTATTCCTGAAAATGAGAACCTTTGCATGAACATTGCCGCCACTTATGGAATCGAGGTTCCACCGCATGGCCTTGTCCCGCTCATGGACGGCAGGCTTGCCTATCTGGTGCGAAGATTTGACCGCTCGGCAGACGGCTCGAAACTGCAACAGGAGGATTTTCAGCAGCTCCTGCAAAAAGAAGACAAGTATGATGGATCCTACGAGAGTATTGCGAACTTTATCAAGGAACACTCTTCCGTTCCAGGACTTGACCTTATAAGGCTTTTTGAAAGAGCACTCCTGTTTTTTGTGTTGGGCAATGGGGATGCACACCTGAAGAATTTTTCTCTTCTTCGCAGCGAGGAGATTGGTTATCAGCTCTCACCGGCCTATGATATCATCAACTCCAGGCTGTTATTGCCCGAGGAGCGAGAAGAGGTGTGTCTCAGCCTCCAAGGCAAGAAGAATCGCCTTTCCGGAAGAGATTTTTTCGGCCTGGCAGAGCACTTTGGTCTTACGAGGAAACAGGCTGAGAATTCTCTAGACCATCTGCACGATCTCAAATCGACAATTGAAACAATGATCAAAGGTAGCTTCCTGAAAACAAATCTTCGGAGGGGCTTTCTTGAAATCTTCCGTGAGAGAATGGCCAGGCTCTTTACCTGA
- a CDS encoding response regulator, with translation MEAPVVQPRALKLDRTEQAEQATVLIVDDEKPVRTLFGRLLEMGGYQCTLAANAAEARGYLKEQRFDLILSDVNMPGESGLDFARYVLRRHPNTAVVIMTGVDDPEVAKTALDIGAYGYVTKPVDHNDVLFNVSNALRRRNLEMDSRLHRENLERIVQERTAKLREREAKLHHALATLGKAMEGVVQAMALTVETRDPYTAGHQRRVAELAHAIGKEMSLPESQLDGIRIAAIIHDLGKISVPAEILSKPGRISDIEFNMIKSHSQVGYDILKNIEFPWPVAEIVLQHHERLNGSGYPQGLEGEEILLEARIISVADVVEAMASHRPYRPALGIDRALEEILQNSGVLYDPEVAKACVRLFREKGFTLG, from the coding sequence ATGGAGGCACCAGTGGTTCAACCTCGAGCACTGAAGCTGGATAGAACAGAACAGGCGGAGCAGGCCACCGTTCTTATCGTGGATGACGAAAAACCAGTACGTACTCTGTTTGGCCGGTTGCTCGAGATGGGCGGCTATCAATGTACTCTTGCTGCCAATGCTGCAGAGGCACGCGGCTATTTGAAGGAGCAACGGTTTGATCTCATACTGAGCGATGTAAACATGCCGGGTGAGTCAGGACTCGATTTTGCCAGATACGTGCTGCGCAGGCATCCCAATACTGCCGTGGTCATCATGACGGGGGTGGATGACCCGGAAGTTGCCAAGACAGCCCTGGATATAGGCGCCTACGGGTATGTGACCAAGCCGGTGGATCACAATGACGTGCTTTTCAATGTATCCAATGCCCTCCGTCGGCGGAATCTCGAGATGGACAGCAGGCTCCACAGGGAGAATCTGGAGAGGATTGTCCAGGAAAGGACCGCCAAGCTCCGAGAAAGAGAAGCCAAACTGCATCATGCTCTGGCAACATTGGGCAAGGCCATGGAAGGGGTGGTGCAGGCCATGGCCCTTACCGTGGAAACAAGAGACCCCTACACTGCCGGCCACCAGCGGCGAGTGGCGGAGCTGGCCCACGCCATTGGCAAGGAGATGTCTCTGCCCGAAAGCCAGCTCGATGGCATACGCATTGCCGCCATTATTCATGATCTTGGCAAGATTTCGGTGCCAGCAGAGATTCTCAGCAAACCAGGCAGGATAAGTGACATTGAATTCAATATGATCAAGTCGCATTCTCAGGTGGGCTATGACATTCTGAAAAATATAGAGTTTCCCTGGCCGGTGGCGGAAATAGTTCTCCAGCATCACGAGAGACTCAATGGCTCTGGTTATCCCCAGGGTCTCGAGGGAGAAGAAATTCTTCTCGAGGCTCGCATCATCTCAGTGGCTGATGTGGTTGAGGCCATGGCTTCCCACCGACCATATCGACCGGCTCTGGGTATAGACAGGGCCCTGGAGGAAATACTGCAAAACAGCGGCGTGCTCTATGACCCAGAGGTGGCAAAGGCGTGCGTCAGATTGTTTAGAGAAAAAGGTTTTACCCTGGGCTAA
- a CDS encoding type II toxin-antitoxin system HicB family antitoxin, whose translation MKYLIVIETTETGYSAYSPDLEGCVATGTTREEVEQAMREAIELHLDGLKDEGYPIPMPQSYSTYVEVMA comes from the coding sequence ATGAAATATTTAATCGTTATAGAGACAACCGAAACTGGCTACTCAGCTTACTCACCAGATCTCGAGGGGTGTGTGGCCACTGGCACTACCCGCGAAGAGGTGGAGCAGGCTATGCGAGAGGCGATTGAACTCCACCTTGATGGCCTCAAAGATGAGGGCTACCCGATCCCCATGCCACAGAGCTATTCGACTTATGTTGAAGTCATGGCATAA
- a CDS encoding putative DNA binding domain-containing protein: MRLSDIKHLAKEGESSTVEFKKSTGQLSRAAETICAFLNDEGGRVIIGVTPEGKIVGQQVTDKTLRDIATMLQKFEPPAPVSTIRIPIANSKLELIVLEARPSEEARPFTLSGRPYYRIGTTTSVMPQERYQELLLARIHSRHRWENAQADMIDIGQLDHEEILRTMRAGVAAGRLPQSTGQDIGDILEKMGLSVNRQIVNAAVVLFGRRFLPEYPQCQLRMARFKGIDKAEFLDNRQVQGHAFQLLDEAMLFLQRHLPVAGRIQPGLFERIDEPLFPAAALREALVNAFCHRDYAHAGGAVSIAIYDDRLEIWSDGSLPFGLRVEDLKRDHPSRPRNPLIADVFYRRGLVERWGRGTQSIVDLCVRAGHPEPEFVEQAGAVGVLFLPSEYIAPHRVAHDLTARQREILQILAGSYDLPLRFIMKALKDPPASATVRDDLYHLKRLGLIDSKGHGRGAVWFLVKRPPE; the protein is encoded by the coding sequence ATGAGACTGAGTGACATCAAGCATTTGGCGAAAGAGGGAGAGTCAAGCACTGTCGAGTTCAAGAAATCAACGGGGCAGCTTAGTCGCGCCGCAGAAACGATTTGCGCGTTTCTTAATGATGAAGGCGGCAGAGTCATCATTGGTGTCACGCCCGAAGGAAAAATAGTCGGCCAGCAAGTTACAGATAAAACGCTGAGGGACATTGCAACTATGCTTCAAAAGTTCGAGCCGCCAGCACCTGTTTCAACCATCCGCATTCCAATTGCCAATTCCAAGCTTGAGCTGATTGTATTGGAAGCGAGGCCTTCAGAGGAAGCACGGCCATTCACCCTTAGTGGGCGTCCATACTATCGAATTGGGACAACGACCTCAGTTATGCCCCAAGAACGCTACCAAGAACTTTTGCTAGCTCGCATTCATAGTCGGCACCGGTGGGAAAATGCGCAGGCGGATATGATTGACATAGGCCAACTGGACCACGAAGAGATTCTGCGAACCATGCGAGCGGGCGTTGCGGCTGGCCGGCTGCCTCAGTCCACAGGCCAAGATATCGGGGACATCCTCGAAAAAATGGGACTCAGCGTCAACCGGCAAATAGTCAACGCAGCTGTGGTGCTTTTTGGAAGGCGCTTTTTGCCAGAGTATCCTCAATGCCAGCTTCGAATGGCGCGCTTCAAAGGAATTGACAAAGCAGAATTTCTCGATAATCGACAGGTCCAAGGTCACGCTTTTCAGCTCCTTGATGAAGCTATGCTTTTCCTTCAGCGACATCTTCCAGTGGCTGGAAGAATTCAACCGGGGCTGTTTGAACGCATCGACGAGCCGCTTTTTCCAGCTGCTGCTCTTCGTGAGGCACTTGTCAACGCCTTCTGCCACAGAGATTATGCGCACGCTGGTGGAGCCGTGAGCATAGCCATATACGATGATAGGTTGGAAATTTGGAGCGATGGCTCCCTTCCTTTTGGCTTGCGTGTTGAGGATCTTAAGCGGGATCACCCTTCGCGGCCTCGCAATCCCTTAATTGCTGATGTCTTCTATCGCCGGGGCCTGGTCGAGCGGTGGGGCCGTGGCACGCAATCGATCGTGGATCTCTGTGTTAGGGCTGGCCACCCGGAACCAGAGTTCGTTGAGCAAGCAGGAGCGGTGGGAGTCCTTTTCTTGCCCAGCGAATATATTGCACCTCATCGGGTTGCACATGATTTGACGGCAAGGCAACGAGAGATTCTACAGATCCTAGCGGGAAGCTACGATCTGCCTTTACGCTTCATTATGAAAGCACTCAAGGATCCTCCCGCGTCAGCCACTGTAAGAGATGACCTCTACCACCTAAAACGACTTGGTCTAATTGATTCAAAGGGGCATGGTAGAGGTGCGGTTTGGTTTTTAGTGAAGAGGCCTCCGGAATAG
- a CDS encoding type II toxin-antitoxin system HicA family toxin, with amino-acid sequence MKVRDVIKMIEEDGWYLSRTRGSHQQYKHSLKPGLITIAGKPNHDLAKGTLNSILKKAGLKQ; translated from the coding sequence GTGAAAGTTAGAGATGTCATCAAAATGATTGAAGAAGATGGCTGGTACCTGAGCAGGACGCGTGGCAGCCATCAACAATATAAACATTCACTCAAGCCTGGCCTGATCACCATCGCTGGTAAACCAAATCACGATCTGGCCAAGGGGACATTGAACAGTATTCTCAAGAAAGCAGGTTTGAAGCAATGA
- a CDS encoding helix-turn-helix transcriptional regulator: MNIQTFIRRQRKLHGLSQAELARRAGVGLRFIRELERGKPTLRMDKVNQVLQLFGKTLGPVEWRPGIEETVTHEEQEQ, translated from the coding sequence ATGAATATACAGACATTCATAAGAAGGCAGCGTAAGCTTCATGGCCTGAGCCAAGCCGAGCTGGCCCGGAGAGCTGGAGTTGGACTGAGATTTATTAGAGAGTTGGAGCGAGGTAAGCCCACTTTGAGAATGGACAAGGTGAACCAGGTTCTTCAGTTGTTTGGCAAAACTCTCGGCCCGGTAGAGTGGCGGCCAGGAATAGAAGAGACTGTGACCCATGAAGAGCAAGAGCAATAA
- a CDS encoding CRISPR-associated RAMP protein, whose protein sequence is MSVFDRFQNQTRIQAILEMHTALSVGSRGSLEPTGTDLPVMKGPDGVPFIPGSSIKGAFRALAERILRTFTDQFDIERCENGDPVIWACDPLDKPCVPERSRDDRVGKEELWREAVERERRGEGSADAIFAQELWNHSCTACRLFGSPWFAGRVAFKDAFLLNGDELPVVTQIRDGVGIDRDLGAARSGVKYDFEVVVPGARFGLEILMENVDDWELGFLLTMLRLWEDGNLALGGKVTRGPGWGKLVDTQLRRLDQNTLLDYLLQGQQEPAEPTVFITAFQEHIANALKQNGRENDA, encoded by the coding sequence ATGAGCGTCTTCGACCGTTTTCAGAACCAGACCCGAATCCAGGCCATCTTAGAGATGCACACGGCCTTGTCGGTGGGAAGCCGTGGCTCGCTGGAGCCCACGGGAACCGACCTGCCGGTGATGAAAGGCCCAGACGGCGTGCCCTTTATCCCGGGATCTTCCATCAAGGGCGCTTTCCGAGCGCTGGCCGAGCGCATTCTGCGCACCTTTACAGACCAGTTTGACATTGAAAGGTGTGAAAACGGAGACCCTGTTATCTGGGCCTGTGATCCGCTAGACAAGCCTTGTGTCCCGGAAAGAAGTCGGGATGACCGAGTAGGGAAAGAGGAACTGTGGCGCGAAGCGGTAGAAAGGGAGCGCCGTGGAGAGGGTTCCGCTGATGCCATTTTCGCTCAAGAGCTATGGAATCACAGTTGCACTGCCTGCCGGCTCTTCGGCTCGCCCTGGTTCGCTGGACGGGTGGCCTTCAAGGACGCTTTTCTGCTGAATGGCGATGAACTGCCGGTGGTCACCCAAATCCGCGATGGTGTGGGCATTGACCGGGACCTGGGTGCCGCCCGCAGCGGAGTCAAGTACGACTTTGAAGTGGTAGTCCCTGGGGCGCGTTTCGGTTTGGAAATCCTGATGGAGAACGTAGACGACTGGGAACTGGGATTCCTACTCACCATGCTGCGTCTGTGGGAGGACGGCAACCTGGCGCTCGGCGGGAAGGTCACTCGCGGCCCCGGATGGGGCAAACTAGTGGACACCCAACTGCGACGGCTGGACCAGAACACCTTGCTGGACTACTTGCTTCAGGGACAGCAGGAACCTGCGGAGCCGACCGTTTTCATTACGGCATTTCAAGAACACATCGCCAACGCCCTGAAGCAGAACGGGAGGGAGAACGATGCATAG
- a CDS encoding HipA N-terminal domain-containing protein — protein MKSKSNKGIVYLWDKRAGLLEKTESGYRFTYDQEYLSAQDAQPVSLTLPLRKQPYESESLFPFFLGLIPEGWLLDITSRTLKIDPENSFEILLATGADCIGAVTVLPEENGDVREE, from the coding sequence ATGAAGAGCAAGAGCAATAAGGGCATAGTTTATCTATGGGACAAGAGAGCCGGCCTTCTGGAAAAGACGGAGAGCGGCTATCGCTTCACCTATGATCAGGAATACCTGTCCGCACAGGATGCCCAGCCTGTAAGTCTAACTTTACCCTTGAGAAAACAGCCCTACGAAAGCGAGTCTCTGTTTCCCTTTTTCCTGGGTCTCATTCCTGAGGGTTGGCTGCTGGATATTACCAGCCGCACTCTGAAAATAGACCCAGAGAATTCATTTGAGATACTTCTGGCAACCGGGGCTGACTGTATAGGAGCAGTTACCGTGCTCCCAGAAGAAAATGGAGACGTTCGTGAAGAATAA
- a CDS encoding DEAD/DEAH box helicase family protein has protein sequence MQLYPFQQQACDLILSGRSVVLQAPTGAGKTRAALYPFFLAWERGQDFPRKCIYSVPLRVLANQFWDEYTDRRRHCGLTRPMDVTVQTGARPEDPRLEGNLIFTTIDQTLSNFLNIPYSLSLGQGNLNAGAILSSYLIFDELHLFDPDSSLPTTIHLLRLLRGIVPFIAMSATLSGEMIEALSRELDAEPLVLPPEDLAAIPSQQKTRRVHTVEAGLMAELATYFSLEGS, from the coding sequence ATGCAATTGTATCCATTTCAACAACAAGCATGCGATTTGATCTTATCCGGCAGGTCTGTGGTTCTCCAGGCACCGACGGGTGCCGGTAAGACGCGCGCCGCCCTTTATCCTTTTTTCCTGGCCTGGGAGCGCGGCCAGGATTTCCCCCGCAAGTGTATCTATTCCGTGCCGCTGAGGGTGTTGGCCAACCAGTTCTGGGACGAATACACGGACCGCAGGCGCCATTGCGGCCTCACTCGCCCCATGGATGTGACGGTCCAGACCGGCGCCCGCCCTGAGGACCCACGCCTTGAGGGCAACCTGATCTTTACTACCATCGACCAGACACTGAGCAACTTTCTCAACATCCCCTACTCCCTGAGCCTGGGGCAGGGCAACCTCAACGCCGGGGCCATACTCTCCTCCTACCTGATCTTTGATGAGCTCCACCTCTTTGACCCTGACTCCAGCTTGCCGACTACAATCCATCTCCTGCGGCTGCTTCGCGGCATCGTCCCGTTCATCGCCATGAGCGCCACGCTCTCTGGGGAGATGATCGAAGCTCTGTCCCGGGAGTTGGATGCCGAGCCGCTGGTGCTCCCTCCGGAGGACCTCGCCGCCATCCCCTCGCAGCAGAAAACACGCCGCGTGCATACCGTGGAGGCCGGGCTGATGGCCGAGTTAGCAACCTACTTTTCGCTGGAGGGCAGTTGA
- the csx10 gene encoding CRISPR-associated RAMP protein Csx10: MWLKIKPEVPLILGDVRAGSQFLSSIHYIPGRVLRGAWAEWLQAQDQQNILPTVERVRIGNFFPTTEWRPIRYTFPLPLSALTCKRKSGFLREPHKENPGHGVVDTLLPQLAYSLLEEAGARFSVPFALTCIECGDRMEPAGGFYTLYRDGSTERYAQIQLRYHAQTKVGLSRHRRAAVEQMLYTASALSPRVKSLQEEDETTALIFMGRVHGEREDVEALIDAVNHVAIGALHTRGYGRVRAEEADVEGFPGIKERVTRFKETLAHCWQDLKRLAVNAEDLPEGPEGIYFSVDLLSPGVFRQGGVPGLVPTLHINGQALEPVFWMTRPDLASGWSAGWGLPKPTNLAARMGSTYVYRWEGDPKPLITALEHLERRGIGERCDEGFGECLICHPFHQEVEEK; this comes from the coding sequence ATGTGGCTGAAGATTAAACCGGAAGTGCCTTTGATTCTGGGCGACGTACGGGCCGGTTCTCAGTTCTTGAGTTCGATCCATTACATCCCAGGCCGGGTGCTCCGAGGCGCTTGGGCGGAATGGCTTCAGGCTCAAGATCAGCAGAACATCCTGCCCACTGTCGAACGCGTGCGTATCGGGAACTTCTTCCCTACGACCGAGTGGCGTCCGATACGCTACACGTTTCCACTGCCACTTAGCGCTCTGACGTGCAAACGGAAGAGCGGCTTTCTTAGAGAGCCGCATAAAGAGAACCCGGGCCACGGTGTCGTGGACACACTGTTACCTCAACTGGCCTATTCGCTTCTGGAAGAGGCGGGTGCTCGCTTCTCCGTCCCCTTCGCTTTGACCTGTATCGAATGTGGCGACCGGATGGAACCGGCGGGCGGCTTCTACACCCTCTACCGAGATGGCTCCACTGAGCGCTACGCTCAGATACAACTGCGCTACCACGCACAGACCAAAGTAGGCCTCAGCCGGCACCGTCGCGCCGCCGTAGAGCAGATGTTGTACACGGCGAGCGCATTGAGCCCGAGGGTGAAATCTCTGCAAGAGGAAGATGAGACGACTGCACTGATCTTCATGGGGCGTGTGCACGGCGAGAGAGAGGATGTGGAAGCCCTGATAGACGCCGTCAACCACGTCGCCATCGGTGCGCTTCACACCCGGGGCTATGGCCGCGTGAGAGCGGAAGAAGCCGATGTGGAAGGTTTCCCGGGCATTAAAGAGCGGGTGACGCGGTTCAAGGAGACGCTGGCTCATTGCTGGCAAGACCTGAAGCGATTGGCTGTCAATGCTGAAGATCTGCCTGAGGGGCCAGAAGGCATCTACTTCTCTGTAGACCTGCTGAGTCCCGGCGTATTCCGGCAAGGCGGCGTGCCCGGCCTGGTGCCCACGCTGCACATCAACGGCCAGGCGCTGGAGCCGGTGTTCTGGATGACGCGGCCCGACTTGGCCAGCGGCTGGTCGGCGGGCTGGGGGCTGCCTAAACCCACAAACCTGGCCGCCCGGATGGGCAGCACCTACGTATACCGCTGGGAAGGAGACCCGAAACCCCTTATCACCGCTTTAGAGCATCTGGAGCGCCGGGGCATCGGTGAACGATGTGACGAGGGCTTTGGCGAGTGTTTGATTTGCCATCCATTTCATCAGGAGGTAGAGGAAAAATGA